In one window of Pseudomonadota bacterium DNA:
- a CDS encoding fibronectin type III domain-containing protein: TLRHSDLDSLDPSVDYYYRVRAYKGHSATCGDWDGLYTNITNEATNPAKPTAFLASPEGSMKIKLTWTDNAVDETSYKIEKKMWNNVWVEIDSIAQNSELYRDTLGLNPDSSYTYRIRAYRSGDNSYSPYSDEATTTTNIYGGQWVDDTTCLPIE, from the coding sequence TACGTTGCGGCACTCCGATCTTGATTCCCTTGATCCATCAGTCGATTATTACTACCGGGTGCGAGCATATAAGGGGCATTCCGCCACATGCGGTGACTGGGATGGTCTTTACACCAATATAACTAATGAGGCCACCAATCCAGCTAAACCCACGGCTTTCCTTGCGTCACCTGAGGGGTCAATGAAAATCAAACTGACATGGACCGATAACGCTGTTGATGAAACAAGCTATAAGATCGAGAAGAAGATGTGGAATAACGTTTGGGTTGAGATTGATTCTATCGCACAAAATAGCGAATTGTATAGAGACACGCTCGGGCTTAATCCTGACTCGAGCTATACATACAGGATCAGAGCATACCGTTCCGGAGACAACAGCTATTCACCGTACAGTGATGAAGCTACAACCACCACGAATATTTACGGTGGTCAATGGGTTGATGATACAACCTGTCTGCCCATTGAATAA